In Desulfobulbaceae bacterium DB1, the sequence AAGATCCGCATGAAACCTCCGCGCAAGGTGAGCCGCAGGGAACGGATCATCTTTCCCATTGTCGCCTTTCTGATCTGCACCCTGATCGCGCCCGGCGCCATCACCCTGCTCGGCATGCTCTTTTTCGGCAATCTCCTGAAGGAAAGCACGGTGACCGACAGACTGGCCAATTCCGCCCGCAACGCGCTGATCGACATCGTCACCATCCTGCTGGGGCTGACCGTCGGCGCCTCAACCCAGGCCCAGACCTTCCTCACCCCGCAATCGATTCTCATCTTTGTTCTGGGTGCCTTGTCATTTGTTGTCGCCACCATGGGCGGTGTTCTTTTTGCCAAATTCATGAACCTTTTTCTCAAGGAAAAAATCAACCCGCTGCTCGGCGCGGCCGGTGTTTCGGCGGTGCCGGATTCAGCCAGGGTGGTGCAGGCGATCGGTCAGAAGGAAGACCCCGGCAATTTCCTCCTCATGCACGCCATGGCCCCCAATGTGGCGGGCGTGATCGGCTCGGCCATTGCCGCCGGAGTGCTCTGGTCGGCATTGGGAAAATTTTGACAATTGATTCCGGTTATTTGCATCTTGCCAACATGACGGCAATGTGCTAATAATCCATACCAAAATAACCAGCCCGGATGGCGGAACAGGTAGACGCAAGGGACTTAAAATCCCTCGGCACTCGTTGCTGTGCGAGTTCGATTCTCGCTCCGGGCACCAGTAACTTTTCTCAAGTTCTCGTATTTTTTTCTGGTCCGGGGAGAGAGCCATCTTTCCATGTCCAGGAAAGGCTAATTCGCCACTCTCAGCATCAGGAAGGGTGAGAAAGGCGTGCATGTCATCTTCTGGAAATTCCTGCCCCTGCGGGCAGAGAGCGATCCACCCGATTTTGACCCGGAGCCGGATGAAAACAGGCAACAGAAGGTTATCCCCTTTGCCAGGGCTTACACGGTCTTCAACGTGGAGCAGTGCGAAGGGCTCGATCTTCCCGCCCTTGCACCCGGCGCGGTCGTTGGTCAGGAAGACAATGAAATGGCGGAAAGGATCCTGACCCTGCCCGTGCTGAAACATGGAGGTGGCCGGGCCTGTTATGTGCCGTCCGCCGACAGGATCAACCTGCCGCCGCGCACCGCCTTCGAGAATCTCGATTTCTATTACTCCACCGCCTATCACGAAATCATCCACTGGACCGGACATCCGGCCCGGCTGGCCCGGACCTTCGGCAAACGCTTCGGCGACAATGACTATGCCTTCGAGGAACTGGTGGCCGAGATCGGCGCCGCCTTCCTGGGCACCGCAACCGCTATCCCTTTCGAGGAGATGCGTTACCCGGAATACATCAATTCCTGGCTGCAGATCCTCAAAGGCGACAACCGGGCGATCTTCACCGCCGCAGCCAAGGCGCAGAACGCCGCCGACTTTGTCCTGGACAAGGCCGGCCTGGCTGCGGGGGAAGAAGAGAATCTTCCCGAAGCGGCATGAACGAAACCATGTAACGCAAAACGGCTGTTTCCAACCTTTGTGGTTGGGCAGCCGTTTTTTTATTGCCTGTACATTCTGTATCGGCTAAATAATATAGACTATATATATCGTATATACTTTGATGGGGTTATGCTATGAGCATCACAGTTTTCGGCGGAGAAAAAGGCGGCACCGGCAAGACGACTCTGGCGGTCAACATCGCGGCCATGCTGGCCATGAAGGGAAAGGACGTACTACTGCTGGACACCGACCGGCAAGGGACAGCCTCCTTCTGGGCCACGGTCCGGGATGAGGAAAACATCGAGCCCCGGGTGGCCTGTGTGCAGAAATTCGGCAAGGGCCTGCCGGCCCAGGTCCGTGATCTGGCTGAACGATACGACGAGATCATCATCGATGCCGGCGGCCGCGATTCCATGGAGCTGCGCTACGCCCTCGGCGTGGCCGACCGGGCCTACATACCGGTGCAGCCCTTCCAGTTTGACATCTGGACTATCCGCCAGATGGATACCCTGGTGGAGATGGCAAAGGGGTTGAACGAAGAACTTGCCGCCTTCATCGTCATCAACCGGGTCGCCACCAATCCGGCCATCCGGGAGGACCGGGAGACCCGGGAATTCATCACCCGGGAAAATTTTCAGCATCTGACCCTGGCCCAATCCATGATCCGGGACCGCATCGCCTTCCGCAAGGCGGCCAGAGACGGCCTGGCCGTGGTCGAGTACGGCCAGGACCGCAAGGCGGTTAACGAAATGAACCAATTGTACGAGGAGATCTATGGTGACTAAAAAGAAAAGCAGCCCCCTGCGCGGCGTGCCGGCAGCAAAAGACAAGGACGCGGCCCTGGACGCCTTTGCCGCCGGCGCCGTGCAGCCGACTATCGCCCCGCCCGCTCCGATCCAAACGGTCTACCCCTGGGAGGAACCATATGTGCGCGAGGATGTCATGAAACAGGTTCTTCTCAAGATGCCGGAGCCACTGTACCTGAAGCTCAAACACATCACCAATTACACCCCCTACAACATGACCTCCTTCATCATCGAAAAGATTACCCCGGAGATCGAAAAGGAAATCGCCAGGATGACCGGCCGGGGATGAAATCCGGAGATGGATGCAGGTGCAGCTTGAAAATTGTACAAGTAACCCTAAAAAAATTACGGGTTACTTGTATTATCCTCAAATGGTACATTTTTATATTGACGCGCAGCACTAAAGCGTGACACTTATTTCCAATCTTCCAGAACATATCAATACAAGGTATTTTTTTACGTGTATCGTGTCATTTCTGCAAATTAATCCACGGAAAAACCAAGATATCCTTTGACATATTATTTATGCACCAGTAATAATATTACCTGTTTCTGAAAAAATATTAAACATGGTGATTCGATGCGCACCAAAGAATTCTTTGCCACCCATCCGGTATTCACCCACGCCGAATTCACAAGGTTTCTGGAAGCCGGAGGGAGCAGCAATGTAAAAACAAAAGAGTCTCTTCTGAAATACCATGTCAAGCAGGGCAACCTGTTACGCATCCGGAGAGGACTCTATATGACGGTTCCGCTTGGCATGAAACCCGAAACATGCCCGGCCGATCCATACCTCATAGCGGCAAAAATGACCGATGATGCAGTACTGGCCTATCACACAGCTTTAGAATTTCACGGCAAGGCCTATTCCGTGTTTACGCAGTATCAATATCTGACCTGCCAAGGAGGACGTCACACCACCTTCAGATCGTATACCTTTTCCGGCATTCGCCCTCCTGGGAAATTAAAAAATCCTCTGCAGCCTGGTGTCAAAACCGTGGACCATAATGGGCTGGACATAAAAGTCACAAGTCTGGAAAGGACTCTGGTCGACCTTCTGGATCGGCCACGCCTGGGGGGGAGCTGGGAAGAAATCTGGAGATCTCTGGAAGGAGTGGAATTCTTTGATTTAAAAATGGTGATTGAATATGCCCTGCAGCTCCATAATGCCACAACCATATCCCGGGTGGGCTTCTTTCTTGAACAGCACCAGGATACGCTTATGGTGAGGGATCAACATCTTGAACAGCTTCGCAGGCACAAACCCAAAAGACCGCAGTATTTTGAACGCGGCAAATCCGGGCGCCTGGTTAAATCATGGAATCTTATGGTTCCGGAATCAATCCTGGATCGTTCCTGGCAGGAGGTTATGTGAAAGTTTCAAGGGAAAAACTGCATCGCGAAGCGCAGGCAACTGGGTTTCGGCCAGAGATTCTGGAGAAGGTGATTCATCTTCTCAACCTTCTTGAAGCATTCCAGGGCCACCCTTTTATTGAGGGTCGTTTAGCCCTCAAGGGCGGGACTGCTCTCAATCTTTTCTATTTTGATGTGCCGAGGCTATCAGTTGATATAGATCTCAATTATGTCGGAGCACCAGACAGGGAAACGATGCTCGAAGAGCGGCCAAAGCTCGAAGAGGCTGTTGCCGCCGTTTGTGCAAGAGAAGGGTTCACCCTTCGCC encodes:
- a CDS encoding chromosome partitioning protein, with amino-acid sequence MSITVFGGEKGGTGKTTLAVNIAAMLAMKGKDVLLLDTDRQGTASFWATVRDEENIEPRVACVQKFGKGLPAQVRDLAERYDEIIIDAGGRDSMELRYALGVADRAYIPVQPFQFDIWTIRQMDTLVEMAKGLNEELAAFIVINRVATNPAIREDRETREFITRENFQHLTLAQSMIRDRIAFRKAARDGLAVVEYGQDRKAVNEMNQLYEEIYGD
- a CDS encoding transcriptional regulator gives rise to the protein MRTKEFFATHPVFTHAEFTRFLEAGGSSNVKTKESLLKYHVKQGNLLRIRRGLYMTVPLGMKPETCPADPYLIAAKMTDDAVLAYHTALEFHGKAYSVFTQYQYLTCQGGRHTTFRSYTFSGIRPPGKLKNPLQPGVKTVDHNGLDIKVTSLERTLVDLLDRPRLGGSWEEIWRSLEGVEFFDLKMVIEYALQLHNATTISRVGFFLEQHQDTLMVRDQHLEQLRRHKPKRPQYFERGKSGRLVKSWNLMVPESILDRSWQEVM